A genomic region of Porticoccaceae bacterium LTM1 contains the following coding sequences:
- the pepP gene encoding Xaa-Pro aminopeptidase, whose amino-acid sequence MNLMGDGSIAVLPAAPMRTRSRDTEYHYRQDSDFHYLCGFPEPEAVLVLIPGRQQGETVLFCRERNRERETWDGYRVGPEGATKQFGADDAFPISDIDDILPGLLEGRERVYYSMGRHPDFDDQLMGWVKQLRKQVRTGAVPPSEFVDLDHLVHDLRLFKSDAELEIMRKAGEISARAHCRAMNSCRPGLFEYQLEAEINHEFANSGARFPAYSTIVGGGANGCILHYIENRDELKDGDLVLIDAGCELNGYAADITRTFPVSGRFSPEQRALYDIVLAAMHAAFDEVAPGKLWSAPHDAAVRVLTEGLIELGLLRGKRDELIENGAYREFYMHKTGHWIGLDVHDVGDYQVDGQSRVLEPGMVLTVEPGLYIAPDNLNVEEKWRGIGIRIEDDVAVTKDGYENLTASVPTNADEIEALMAQREMRDE is encoded by the coding sequence ATGAACCTGATGGGCGATGGCAGCATCGCGGTGCTGCCGGCCGCGCCCATGCGCACCCGCAGTCGCGATACTGAATACCACTATCGCCAGGACAGTGATTTTCATTACCTGTGTGGCTTTCCCGAGCCGGAGGCAGTGCTGGTACTGATTCCAGGGCGTCAGCAGGGAGAAACCGTGCTGTTCTGTCGCGAACGCAATCGTGAGCGTGAAACCTGGGATGGATATCGGGTTGGCCCCGAGGGTGCTACCAAGCAATTTGGTGCTGACGACGCATTTCCGATCAGTGATATCGACGATATTCTGCCGGGGCTGCTGGAAGGTCGTGAGCGGGTCTACTATTCCATGGGCCGCCACCCGGACTTTGATGACCAACTGATGGGGTGGGTCAAACAGCTGCGCAAACAGGTGCGCACCGGTGCTGTACCACCGAGCGAATTTGTCGACCTCGATCACCTGGTTCACGACCTGCGATTGTTTAAAAGCGACGCTGAGCTGGAGATCATGCGTAAAGCGGGTGAAATAAGCGCCCGTGCTCATTGTCGGGCGATGAATAGTTGCCGCCCCGGTTTGTTTGAGTATCAGCTGGAAGCGGAGATCAATCATGAATTTGCCAATTCCGGTGCCCGCTTTCCCGCCTACAGCACCATCGTCGGTGGTGGGGCTAATGGCTGCATTCTCCACTACATTGAAAACCGCGATGAGCTGAAAGATGGTGACCTGGTGTTAATCGATGCCGGATGTGAGTTGAACGGCTACGCTGCCGATATCACCCGCACCTTCCCGGTCAGTGGCAGATTCAGTCCAGAGCAGCGTGCCCTCTACGATATTGTGTTGGCTGCGATGCACGCCGCCTTTGACGAAGTGGCACCGGGCAAGCTTTGGAGCGCACCCCACGATGCCGCAGTGAGAGTGCTCACAGAAGGGTTGATCGAGCTTGGCCTGTTGCGTGGTAAGCGCGACGAGCTGATCGAAAACGGCGCCTATCGAGAGTTTTATATGCACAAGACCGGTCACTGGATCGGCCTTGATGTGCACGACGTCGGTGACTATCAGGTGGATGGGCAGTCCCGCGTGCTGGAACCGGGTATGGTGCTTACTGTGGAGCCGGGCTTGTATATTGCCCCGGACAACCTCAACGTCGAAGAGAAATGGCGCGGCATCGGTATTCGTATTGAAGACGATGTGGCAGTTACCAAAGATGGCTACGAAAACCTCACCGCCTCGGTGCCAACCAACGCCGATGAAATTGAAGCGCTGATGGCGCAACGTGAGATGAGAGACGAGTGA
- a CDS encoding UPF0149 family protein, with translation MDLTFENIADVLLGAGITESPSELHGMLSGRLTGGQQLTDSDCLKAVAEMFQADTEKLGAISDTLIALCRATAGQLEDTSFGFELLLPDDEYELTQRLDCLGEWCQGFLVGLGLSGLSSDTQFSADAADALKDLAQIAQIDPQEMDSDEGDNQFFEVSEYVRMAVLLVHSEVLEAQLPDGEKKPTIH, from the coding sequence GTGGATTTAACCTTTGAGAACATCGCCGATGTACTGCTGGGTGCAGGCATCACCGAAAGCCCTTCCGAACTGCACGGGATGTTGAGCGGTCGCCTGACCGGTGGTCAGCAGCTGACTGACAGCGACTGCCTGAAAGCTGTCGCCGAAATGTTTCAGGCTGATACCGAAAAACTGGGTGCCATCAGCGATACTCTTATCGCCCTGTGTCGTGCCACGGCCGGGCAGCTGGAAGATACCAGTTTTGGCTTTGAGCTATTGCTGCCGGACGACGAGTATGAACTCACCCAGCGCCTGGATTGCCTTGGTGAGTGGTGTCAGGGCTTCCTTGTGGGGCTCGGCCTCTCCGGCCTGTCCAGCGACACCCAGTTTTCCGCCGATGCAGCGGACGCCCTGAAAGATCTTGCCCAGATTGCCCAGATTGACCCGCAGGAAATGGATAGTGACGAGGGCGATAACCAGTTTTTTGAAGTGAGCGAATACGTTCGTATGGCGGTGTTGCTGGTGCACTCAGAAGTGCTGGAAGCGCAACTGCCGGATGGCGAGAAAAAGCCGACCATTCACTAA
- a CDS encoding TIGR02449 family protein yields the protein MDQDQLQKIEQKVDRLISLCSRLHKENLALKEREANLLRERSKLIEKNEQARHRVEGMITRLKSLNNEG from the coding sequence ATGGATCAGGATCAACTACAAAAAATCGAACAAAAGGTGGATCGACTGATCTCCTTGTGTTCGCGGCTGCATAAAGAAAATCTGGCCCTCAAGGAACGCGAGGCCAATCTGTTGCGCGAGCGCAGCAAGTTGATTGAGAAAAATGAACAGGCCCGCCATCGCGTCGAAGGCATGATCACTCGGCTAAAAAGCCTCAATAACGAAGGGTAA
- a CDS encoding cell division protein ZapA, whose translation MTSPNSTNIRILDKEYQVNCSPEERPALLQSAQSLDQRMRNIKTNGSVLGIERIAVMAALNLTYDLMKLEQQPGTSADMEARLLKLDNTLDEALHKFENESLF comes from the coding sequence GTGACTTCGCCCAATAGCACCAACATCCGTATTCTCGACAAAGAGTATCAGGTGAACTGCTCGCCAGAGGAGCGGCCCGCTCTTCTGCAATCCGCCCAGTCACTCGATCAACGGATGCGCAATATCAAAACCAACGGCAGCGTGCTGGGTATTGAGCGCATCGCAGTAATGGCAGCTCTCAACCTGACCTACGACCTGATGAAGCTGGAGCAGCAGCCCGGCACCAGTGCCGACATGGAGGCACGCCTGCTCAAGCTGGACAACACCCTCGACGAGGCGCTGCACAAGTTCGAGAATGAATCCCTTTTTTAG
- a CDS encoding 5-formyltetrahydrofolate cyclo-ligase codes for MDKSQIRREIRQRRNALTKQQQRYAAESLAQQLANLPEFKRAKRVALYLGNDGEIDPLPTLALAEAAGKTCYLPVLHPLKHNRIHFVRYRTGERLTTSYFGYPEPPLKHHQITQPWAIDLILMPLVAFDAHGNRLGMGGGFYDRTLAFTTRSPSRPKLIGLAHQCQQIDQIDVEPWDIPLDAIVTDKSVIRCR; via the coding sequence ATGGATAAATCACAAATTCGACGCGAAATTCGCCAGCGCCGCAACGCCCTGACCAAGCAGCAACAGCGTTATGCCGCCGAAAGTCTTGCACAACAGCTGGCCAATCTGCCGGAGTTTAAACGTGCCAAACGGGTGGCCTTGTATCTGGGCAACGACGGGGAGATCGACCCACTGCCCACACTGGCACTGGCCGAAGCCGCTGGCAAAACCTGTTATTTACCGGTGCTGCATCCGCTTAAGCACAACCGAATCCACTTTGTGCGCTATCGCACTGGCGAGCGATTGACCACAAGTTACTTTGGCTATCCCGAGCCCCCACTGAAGCATCACCAGATTACCCAACCCTGGGCCATCGACCTGATCCTGATGCCACTGGTCGCTTTTGATGCCCACGGCAATCGACTCGGCATGGGGGGCGGCTTTTACGACCGCACCCTGGCCTTTACCACCAGAAGCCCGTCCCGCCCGAAGCTGATAGGGCTGGCCCATCAATGCCAGCAGATCGACCAGATCGACGTGGAGCCCTGGGACATCCCACTGGACGCCATAGTCACCGATAAATCGGTGATTCGCTGCCGTTAG
- the rpiA gene encoding ribose-5-phosphate isomerase RpiA has product MTQDELKQAVAKAAVDYTLTRINDDSIIGIGTGSTANCFIDALAEHKAKFRATVASSEASAERLRKHGIEVMDLNSAGELDIYIDGADETNPRLELIKGGGAALTREKIVAAASKEFVCIADGSKWVDTLGEFPLPVEVIPMARSYVARELVKLGADPVYREGVVTDNGNVILDLYNFRIPTPRKIEEQINAIVGVVTNGLFALRPADLLLLGTADGVKTIKASDA; this is encoded by the coding sequence ATGACGCAGGACGAATTGAAACAGGCGGTTGCCAAAGCAGCCGTGGACTACACCCTGACCCGCATCAACGACGACAGCATTATAGGAATCGGCACCGGCTCCACCGCCAACTGCTTTATCGACGCATTGGCCGAACACAAAGCCAAGTTCCGCGCCACCGTTGCCAGCTCCGAGGCCTCAGCTGAGCGACTGCGCAAGCACGGCATTGAAGTGATGGATCTCAATAGTGCCGGCGAGCTGGATATCTATATCGACGGTGCCGACGAGACCAACCCGCGACTGGAACTGATCAAAGGTGGCGGCGCCGCACTGACCCGCGAGAAGATTGTCGCCGCGGCCTCCAAAGAATTTGTTTGCATCGCCGACGGCAGCAAGTGGGTAGACACCCTGGGTGAATTCCCGCTGCCAGTTGAAGTGATCCCAATGGCACGCAGTTACGTCGCCCGCGAGCTGGTAAAACTGGGTGCCGATCCGGTTTACCGCGAAGGCGTAGTTACTGACAACGGAAACGTAATTCTCGACCTCTACAATTTCCGCATTCCTACACCGCGCAAAATTGAAGAGCAGATCAATGCAATTGTCGGTGTGGTAACAAACGGCCTGTTTGCCCTGCGTCCGGCAGATTTGTTACTGCTGGGCACTGCGGATGGCGTAAAAACCATCAAGGCGTCAGACGCGTAA
- a CDS encoding peptidoglycan recognition family protein: MNRRKFLIGSTLALAGFTTGSYFWPRRWNYIVIHHSAGNFGTIEFLQQVHRERQSRDPIDAIPYHYVIGNGNGLAMGEIASDWRKEYHIWGTHVSTNNRDRNFRGIGICLIGNFEEQTVPKQQYDALINLVKSLMIEHQIPVSNISGHGYTPGEHTKCPGKNFPMEKFLEDLSILSS; the protein is encoded by the coding sequence ATGAACCGTCGCAAATTTTTAATTGGATCAACACTGGCCTTAGCGGGTTTTACAACAGGCAGTTATTTTTGGCCGCGGCGCTGGAACTACATTGTTATCCATCATAGTGCCGGCAATTTCGGCACCATTGAATTTCTGCAACAGGTGCACCGTGAACGACAATCGCGCGATCCCATTGACGCCATTCCCTATCACTATGTGATCGGCAACGGCAATGGATTGGCCATGGGTGAAATCGCCAGCGACTGGCGTAAGGAGTATCACATTTGGGGAACACACGTTTCGACAAATAACCGGGATCGTAATTTTCGCGGCATAGGCATTTGCCTGATAGGAAATTTTGAAGAGCAGACAGTTCCGAAACAGCAGTACGATGCGCTCATTAATTTGGTGAAATCACTAATGATTGAACACCAAATTCCAGTCAGCAACATTTCCGGCCACGGTTATACACCCGGTGAACACACCAAGTGTCCGGGCAAAAATTTTCCGATGGAGAAGTTTTTAGAAGATCTTTCAATACTGTCATCCTGA
- a CDS encoding PhnA domain-containing protein, whose protein sequence is MSIEQALLQRSDSKCELCSSPEHLSALDVPPVDAAEVDKAVMVCQTCRSQIAGETDLDVNHWRCLNDSMWSQVPAVQVMAWRMLKRLDSEGWARDLLDMMYLDDDTKAWAENDGAVHEDDDYPPAFDSNGARLLAGDTVTLIKDLNVKGTSFVAKRGTAVRGIGLTDNPEHIEGRVNGTRIVILTKFVKKQGAEQAGS, encoded by the coding sequence ATGAGTATTGAACAGGCTCTGCTGCAGCGCAGTGACTCCAAATGTGAGCTTTGCTCGTCCCCCGAACATCTCTCGGCACTGGATGTACCGCCGGTTGATGCGGCTGAGGTTGATAAAGCGGTGATGGTTTGCCAAACCTGTCGCAGCCAGATTGCCGGAGAGACGGATCTGGATGTAAATCACTGGCGTTGCCTGAATGACAGTATGTGGAGTCAGGTGCCGGCGGTGCAGGTGATGGCCTGGCGTATGCTCAAGCGTTTGGACAGTGAAGGTTGGGCCCGGGACTTGCTGGATATGATGTATCTGGATGATGACACCAAGGCCTGGGCAGAAAACGACGGTGCGGTGCACGAAGATGATGACTATCCGCCGGCTTTTGACAGCAACGGTGCCAGGCTGTTGGCTGGGGACACGGTGACCCTGATTAAGGATCTCAACGTAAAAGGCACCAGTTTTGTCGCCAAGCGCGGAACTGCAGTGCGCGGGATCGGCTTGACCGACAACCCGGAGCATATCGAAGGCCGGGTGAATGGAACTCGTATTGTGATTCTGACCAAGTTTGTGAAAAAGCAGGGTGCTGAGCAGGCGGGCTCCTGA
- a CDS encoding DUF2164 domain-containing protein produces MSKITFSADEKAAITPKIQRYLLEKLDIEVGSFDAEFLLDFFAQEIGGYFYNRALYDAQAALQQQLESIQDTIYQLEKPTESRR; encoded by the coding sequence ATGTCCAAAATCACTTTTTCAGCGGATGAAAAAGCCGCCATTACCCCGAAGATTCAAAGGTACCTACTAGAAAAGCTGGATATTGAGGTGGGTTCATTTGATGCCGAATTCCTGCTTGACTTTTTTGCCCAAGAGATCGGTGGGTATTTTTACAATCGTGCCCTCTACGATGCACAGGCCGCCCTCCAACAGCAGCTGGAATCTATCCAGGACACCATTTACCAGCTCGAAAAGCCCACGGAGTCTCGTCGATGA
- a CDS encoding patatin-like phospholipase family protein, translated as MNKIGLALGGGGVRGMAHLLALEELDKLGIRPAAISGTSMGALVGALYASGLSGKEIRSGVERHIIRKDDQLKDILQKKSDLFKWLTFAKPSLKRGGFLSANGIIGYLMEQIEATTFEELEIPLSIVATDFWSGEQIIFDSGELLPALTASMAIPGVFAPVEFEGRVLVDGGLVNNLPYDIVAKTCDYTIAIDVAPTRKPKTDKPVPNVFDAALGMFDLMLEKAVEQKMEISPPSLYFRPELIGIRTLDFDEIETVFDQAALNMIRLKQQLTSQLN; from the coding sequence ATGAATAAAATTGGGCTTGCCTTAGGAGGCGGCGGCGTTAGGGGTATGGCGCACCTGCTTGCGCTTGAGGAACTGGACAAACTGGGAATTCGTCCAGCAGCCATTTCCGGTACAAGTATGGGGGCCTTGGTTGGCGCACTCTATGCGTCCGGGCTTAGCGGGAAAGAAATTCGCTCTGGTGTAGAGCGCCACATCATTCGTAAAGACGACCAACTCAAAGATATTCTTCAAAAGAAATCCGATCTGTTTAAGTGGCTGACGTTTGCAAAACCCTCACTCAAACGCGGGGGGTTTTTAAGCGCAAATGGCATCATCGGTTACCTGATGGAACAAATTGAAGCGACTACATTTGAAGAGCTGGAAATTCCGCTCTCCATCGTAGCAACTGACTTCTGGAGTGGCGAACAGATTATTTTTGACAGTGGGGAACTGTTACCAGCACTAACTGCCAGTATGGCGATACCCGGCGTTTTTGCACCAGTTGAATTTGAAGGCAGGGTATTGGTGGACGGCGGACTGGTAAACAACCTCCCTTACGACATTGTTGCAAAGACTTGCGATTACACCATTGCCATTGATGTAGCGCCAACTCGCAAGCCCAAAACCGACAAACCGGTTCCCAACGTATTCGACGCCGCACTGGGTATGTTTGATTTAATGCTGGAAAAAGCGGTGGAACAAAAGATGGAAATATCGCCTCCAAGCCTCTATTTTCGCCCCGAGCTGATAGGTATCAGAACACTCGATTTTGACGAAATAGAAACTGTATTTGATCAAGCCGCACTAAACATGATTCGCCTTAAACAACAGCTGACATCACAACTTAACTAG
- a CDS encoding nuclear transport factor 2 family protein produces the protein MKKALALLFFVTSNLALADQVRDEDRQLLLDKIEQFNSAIREGDKQKYSDVFTDDFIFTWSRDGQNYTKEDILPNVVPTPDYNPIVDEIEMRQYGNSAIVSYRVRLKPEAAGSRATFSYCKINGEWKVISSHSTKIVPPKQNLETETE, from the coding sequence ATGAAAAAAGCATTAGCACTTCTTTTTTTCGTAACATCCAACCTGGCACTGGCCGACCAAGTACGAGACGAAGACCGTCAGTTATTACTGGATAAGATTGAACAATTCAACAGCGCCATCAGGGAAGGCGATAAACAGAAATACAGTGATGTTTTCACTGACGATTTTATTTTCACCTGGTCCCGCGATGGTCAGAACTATACCAAGGAAGACATTCTTCCCAATGTTGTACCTACTCCTGACTACAACCCAATAGTCGATGAAATTGAAATGCGCCAATACGGCAACAGCGCCATTGTAAGCTATCGGGTTCGATTAAAACCGGAAGCTGCCGGCTCACGAGCAACTTTTAGTTATTGCAAAATTAACGGCGAATGGAAGGTGATCTCTTCTCACAGCACTAAAATTGTGCCACCAAAACAGAATTTAGAGACCGAAACTGAATAA
- the yfaE gene encoding class I ribonucleotide reductase maintenance protein YfaE, translated as MEGNESARASVHFQHAHTLLESLEAQGVAVPYQCRDGYCGSCRTQLLSGEVAYLQEPMAWINDDEILPCCCVPKTDLELKLKG; from the coding sequence ATTGAAGGCAATGAAAGTGCCCGGGCCTCGGTGCATTTTCAACATGCCCATACCTTACTTGAGTCTCTCGAAGCACAAGGTGTTGCAGTGCCTTATCAGTGCCGCGATGGATACTGTGGCAGCTGCCGCACCCAATTGCTGTCCGGTGAGGTGGCGTACTTGCAGGAGCCAATGGCGTGGATCAACGACGATGAAATCCTGCCTTGCTGTTGCGTGCCTAAAACTGACCTCGAATTAAAATTGAAAGGCTAG
- the nrdB gene encoding class Ia ribonucleoside-diphosphate reductase subunit beta, with the protein MAYQTFNRNDFDALKQPMFFGENVNVSRYDVQKHKIFEQLIEKQLSFFWRPEEVDLSNDRGDFAKLPDHEKHIFVSNLKYQTLLDSVQGRSPNVALLPIVSLPELETWIETWSFSETIHSRSYTHIIRNIIPNPGEIFDDIMSNEYIIRRAESVTKYYDDLIEGVNNYNNFGEGTHIVNGNEVVVDLRDLKKKLYLTIASVNILEAIRFYVSFACSFAFAERAKMEGNAKVIKLIARDEALHLTSTQHMLQIFAKGQDDPQMAEIARECQDEVIQMFRDAAQQEKDWAAYLFKEGSMIGLNQQILSQYVEYITNQRMQAINLPAIFDVKSNPLPWMDAWLMSDNVQVAPQESEISSYLVGAIDSEVNSEEFDGFAL; encoded by the coding sequence ATGGCATACCAAACGTTTAATCGCAACGACTTCGATGCACTGAAACAGCCGATGTTTTTTGGTGAGAATGTCAATGTTTCTCGCTACGACGTTCAAAAGCATAAAATTTTTGAGCAGCTGATCGAAAAGCAGTTGTCGTTTTTCTGGCGTCCGGAAGAAGTGGACTTGTCCAACGATCGCGGCGATTTTGCAAAACTGCCGGATCATGAAAAACACATTTTCGTCAGCAATCTGAAATACCAGACCCTGTTGGATTCTGTACAGGGTCGTTCACCCAACGTTGCGTTGCTGCCGATCGTGTCACTACCAGAACTGGAAACCTGGATTGAAACCTGGTCGTTCAGCGAGACCATTCACTCCCGTTCCTACACCCACATTATTCGCAATATCATTCCGAATCCGGGTGAGATTTTTGATGACATCATGAGCAACGAATACATTATTCGTCGCGCTGAAAGTGTCACCAAATATTACGACGACCTGATCGAAGGCGTGAATAATTACAACAACTTCGGTGAGGGTACTCACATTGTAAACGGCAATGAAGTTGTGGTGGATTTACGCGACCTGAAGAAAAAGCTCTACCTGACCATTGCCTCGGTCAATATTCTGGAAGCGATTCGTTTTTACGTCAGCTTTGCCTGTTCGTTCGCATTTGCCGAGCGCGCAAAAATGGAAGGCAATGCCAAGGTAATTAAACTGATTGCCCGCGACGAAGCACTGCACCTGACATCCACTCAGCACATGCTGCAAATTTTTGCCAAAGGTCAGGACGACCCGCAAATGGCCGAAATTGCCCGCGAGTGTCAGGACGAAGTTATCCAGATGTTCCGCGATGCAGCGCAGCAGGAAAAAGACTGGGCCGCGTATCTGTTTAAAGAAGGCTCCATGATCGGTTTGAATCAGCAGATCCTGAGCCAGTACGTTGAATACATTACCAACCAGCGTATGCAGGCGATCAACCTGCCGGCGATTTTCGATGTGAAGAGCAATCCACTGCCGTGGATGGACGCCTGGTTGATGAGCGACAATGTACAGGTTGCACCGCAGGAATCAGAAATCAGTTCCTACCTGGTGGGTGCCATCGATTCGGAAGTCAACTCCGAAGAGTTTGATGGATTTGCTCTGTAA
- the nrdA gene encoding class 1a ribonucleoside-diphosphate reductase subunit alpha yields MNSSNIQVTKRDGRTETIDLDKIHKVVMWAAEGLDNVSVSEVELKAHLHLVDGIKTADIHETMIKSAADLISEQRPDYQYLAARLNIFHLRKKAYGQYEPPKLFDHVAKMVDTKRYDESLLEDYTPEEFDEMDSFLDHTRDLKFSYAAVKQLEGKYLVQNRVTGEIFESPQFLYVLIGACLFASYPKETRMDYIRRFYDAVSLFKISLPTPIMSGVRTPTRQFSSCVLIECGDSLDSISATSAAIVRYVSHRAGIGVNAGRIRALGSEIRGGEAFHTGCIPFYKHFQTAVKSCSQGGVRGGAATLFYPIWHLEVESLLVLKNNRGVEENRVRHLDYGVQFNKLMYERLIKGGNITLFSPSDVPGLYDAFFENQPLFEELYIKYEQDPSVRKKTIKAVDLFSQFMQERASTGRIYLQNVDHCNTHSPFDPSKAPVRQSNLCLEIALPTAPLNDINDLDGEIALCTLAAFNLGALDSLDDLEELADLLVRALDSLLSYQHYPVPAAEKGSMDRRTLGVGVINYAYYLAKNGARYSDGSANGLTHRTFEAIQYYLLKASNQLAREFGTCRKFDETRYAQGELPIDNYKKDLDAVCDEPLHMDWEALREDIKRDGLRNSTLTALMPSETSSQISNATNGIEPPRGFVSVKASKDGILKQVVPDLDKYRDNYELLWSIPSNDGYLQLVGIMQKFVDQAISANTNYDPAKFPENKVPMKLLLKDLLTAYKLGLKTLYYHNTRDGASDQSKVEEEDNCAGGACKI; encoded by the coding sequence ATGAACAGCAGCAATATCCAGGTCACCAAGCGTGATGGTCGTACCGAAACCATTGATCTCGATAAAATTCACAAAGTCGTCATGTGGGCCGCAGAAGGCCTGGATAACGTCTCGGTGTCCGAGGTAGAGCTGAAAGCTCACCTGCATTTGGTGGACGGAATTAAAACCGCCGATATTCACGAAACCATGATCAAATCCGCAGCGGACCTGATTTCCGAGCAGCGTCCGGATTACCAGTACCTGGCGGCGCGACTGAATATTTTCCACCTGCGCAAAAAAGCTTACGGCCAGTACGAGCCACCCAAGCTGTTCGACCACGTTGCCAAAATGGTCGACACAAAACGCTACGACGAAAGCCTTCTGGAAGATTACACCCCGGAAGAGTTCGACGAGATGGACTCGTTCCTGGATCACACCCGCGATCTGAAATTCAGCTATGCGGCCGTGAAACAGCTGGAAGGTAAATACCTGGTTCAAAACCGTGTGACCGGCGAAATTTTCGAAAGCCCACAGTTCTTGTACGTGCTGATCGGTGCCTGCCTGTTTGCCAGCTACCCGAAAGAGACTCGTATGGATTACATCCGTCGTTTCTACGATGCGGTGTCCCTGTTCAAAATCTCCCTGCCGACGCCGATTATGTCCGGCGTACGCACCCCGACCCGTCAGTTCAGTTCCTGCGTTCTGATCGAATGCGGCGACTCACTGGATTCTATTAGCGCTACTTCAGCGGCGATTGTTCGCTACGTCAGCCACCGCGCTGGCATTGGTGTAAACGCCGGTCGCATTCGCGCGCTGGGTTCGGAGATCCGCGGCGGCGAAGCATTCCATACTGGTTGTATTCCGTTCTACAAGCACTTCCAGACAGCAGTTAAAAGCTGTTCTCAAGGCGGTGTACGCGGTGGAGCGGCGACTCTGTTTTACCCAATCTGGCACCTGGAAGTGGAATCACTGCTGGTACTGAAAAACAATCGCGGCGTGGAAGAAAACCGTGTGCGTCACCTCGACTACGGTGTGCAGTTCAACAAGCTGATGTACGAGCGCTTGATCAAGGGCGGCAATATCACCTTGTTCAGCCCATCCGATGTGCCCGGTCTGTACGACGCGTTCTTTGAGAACCAGCCGCTGTTTGAAGAGCTATACATCAAATACGAGCAAGACCCCTCGGTTCGCAAGAAAACCATCAAGGCGGTGGACCTGTTCAGTCAATTTATGCAGGAGCGTGCTTCAACCGGTCGTATTTACCTGCAGAACGTTGACCACTGCAATACCCACAGCCCGTTTGACCCGAGCAAAGCGCCGGTACGCCAGTCCAACCTGTGTCTGGAAATTGCCCTGCCGACTGCACCGCTCAACGACATTAACGACCTGGATGGCGAAATCGCTCTCTGTACCCTGGCGGCCTTTAACCTTGGTGCACTGGATTCGCTGGACGATCTGGAAGAGCTGGCCGACCTGTTGGTTCGTGCACTCGACAGCCTGCTGTCCTATCAGCACTACCCGGTTCCTGCTGCCGAAAAAGGCTCCATGGATCGCCGTACTTTGGGTGTGGGCGTTATCAACTACGCCTACTATCTGGCCAAAAACGGTGCGCGTTACTCCGACGGTTCCGCTAATGGCCTGACTCACCGCACCTTTGAGGCGATTCAGTACTACCTGTTGAAAGCTTCTAACCAGTTGGCGCGTGAATTTGGTACCTGTCGCAAGTTTGACGAGACCCGCTACGCCCAGGGCGAGCTGCCGATCGACAACTACAAAAAAGACCTGGACGCGGTGTGCGATGAGCCGCTGCACATGGATTGGGAAGCGCTGCGCGAAGATATCAAGCGCGACGGTTTGCGCAACTCAACCCTGACAGCATTGATGCCGTCCGAGACCTCCAGCCAGATCAGTAACGCCACCAACGGTATTGAGCCGCCGCGCGGTTTCGTATCGGTGAAAGCCTCCAAAGACGGTATTCTCAAGCAAGTGGTGCCGGACCTGGATAAATACCGCGACAACTACGAGTTGCTGTGGAGCATTCCCAGCAACGACGGATACCTGCAGCTGGTGGGCATCATGCAGAAGTTTGTCGATCAGGCGATCTCGGCCAACACCAACTACGACCCGGCCAAGTTCCCGGAAAATAAAGTGCCGATGAAGCTGCTGCTGAAGGACTTGTTGACTGCCTACAAACTGGGCCTGAAAACCCTCTATTACCACAACACTCGCGATGGCGCTTCGGACCAGAGCAAAGTGGAAGAAGAGGACAACTGTGCCGGCGGAGCGTGCAAGATTTAA